One region of Bacillus zhangzhouensis genomic DNA includes:
- a CDS encoding glycerol-3-phosphate dehydrogenase/oxidase — MTFSSLEREQMLQAMTKKPYDVFIIGGGITGAGTALDAASRGMRVGLAEMQDFAAGTSSRSTKLVHGGLRYLKQFEVKMVAEVGKERAIVYENGPHVTTPEWMLLPMHKGGTFGKFSTSIGLRVYDFLAGVKHSERRSMLSAKETLEKEPLIKKEGLKGGGYYVEYRTDDARLTIEVMKEAVKFGAEAVNYAKVKEFIYEKGKVAGVVIEDVMTQKTYDVYAKKIVNATGPWVDQLRDKDHSKEGKHLQHTKGIHLVFDQSVFPLKQAIYFDTPDKRMIFAIPREGKTYVGTTDTVYKKQLEHPRMTKADRDYVIQAIQYMFPDLNITEKDVESSWAGLRPLIHEEGKDPSEISRKDEVWTSPSGLITIAGGKLTGYRKMAEHIVDLVRDGLKQETGKDYGPCKTKHMPISGGHVGGSKNMAAFVQAKTAEGASVGLTEPIAQKLAEKYGSNVSSVYKRVEQLQGEADKRNIPAYVLAKLVYAIEEELAVTPVDFFLRRTGSLLFNINWAKKYAQPVVDYMADRFGWDVAAKQKHQAELDQLFHEAVVPLDAE, encoded by the coding sequence ATGACTTTTTCTAGCTTAGAAAGAGAACAAATGCTGCAGGCAATGACAAAAAAACCATATGATGTGTTTATCATTGGCGGGGGTATTACAGGCGCGGGTACAGCACTTGATGCGGCTTCGCGCGGAATGCGTGTCGGTCTTGCGGAAATGCAGGATTTCGCAGCAGGTACGTCTAGCCGCTCAACGAAACTAGTGCACGGAGGACTTCGTTATTTAAAACAATTTGAAGTGAAAATGGTCGCAGAGGTCGGTAAAGAACGAGCCATTGTATACGAAAACGGTCCTCATGTAACAACGCCAGAATGGATGCTTCTTCCGATGCATAAAGGCGGGACATTTGGTAAGTTTTCAACCTCTATCGGACTTAGAGTGTACGACTTTTTAGCTGGTGTAAAGCATAGCGAACGCAGAAGCATGCTGAGTGCGAAAGAAACACTTGAAAAAGAACCGCTTATTAAAAAAGAAGGCTTAAAAGGCGGCGGTTACTATGTTGAATACCGTACAGATGATGCACGTCTCACAATCGAAGTGATGAAAGAGGCTGTGAAATTCGGAGCGGAAGCGGTCAACTATGCGAAAGTAAAAGAATTTATTTATGAAAAAGGCAAAGTGGCTGGTGTTGTCATCGAAGATGTCATGACGCAGAAAACATACGATGTGTATGCGAAGAAGATCGTCAATGCGACAGGTCCATGGGTAGATCAGCTTAGAGACAAGGACCACTCAAAAGAAGGAAAACACTTACAGCATACAAAAGGAATTCACTTAGTATTCGACCAATCTGTCTTCCCATTAAAACAAGCGATCTACTTTGACACGCCTGATAAACGTATGATCTTTGCCATTCCAAGAGAAGGCAAAACATACGTTGGAACAACAGATACAGTGTACAAAAAACAGCTGGAGCATCCTCGTATGACAAAAGCAGATCGTGACTATGTCATCCAAGCGATTCAGTACATGTTCCCAGATCTCAATATTACAGAAAAAGATGTAGAATCCAGCTGGGCTGGTCTTCGTCCACTCATTCATGAAGAGGGCAAAGATCCTTCAGAAATTTCTCGTAAAGATGAGGTGTGGACATCACCTTCAGGCTTAATCACCATTGCTGGTGGTAAATTAACAGGTTACCGCAAAATGGCTGAACATATTGTTGATCTAGTACGTGATGGATTGAAACAGGAAACGGGCAAAGATTACGGTCCATGTAAAACAAAGCATATGCCAATCTCAGGCGGCCATGTAGGTGGATCTAAAAACATGGCAGCTTTTGTTCAAGCGAAAACAGCAGAAGGAGCATCTGTTGGTTTAACAGAACCGATTGCACAAAAACTAGCTGAAAAATATGGTTCAAACGTCAGCAGTGTCTACAAGCGAGTAGAGCAGCTTCAAGGGGAAGCAGACAAACGAAACATTCCAGCATATGTGCTGGCAAAGCTTGTCTATGCAATCGAAGAAGAACTAGCTGTAACACCTGTCGATTTCTTCTTAAGAAGAACAGGCAGCCTATTATTTAATATCAATTGGGCAAAAAAATACGCACAGCCTGTTGTTGATTACATGGCAGATCGTTTTGGCTGGGATGTAGCAGCAAAACAGAAACATCAAGCAGAATTAGATCAACTATTCCATGAAGCAGTCGTACCACTTGATGCTGAATAA
- the glpK gene encoding glycerol kinase GlpK — protein sequence MAKEKYILALDQGTTSTRAILFDQEGKIAHIAQKEFNQYFPNPGWVEHNANEIWSSVLSVISTALIESGIEADQIAGIGITNQRETAVVWDKHTGAPVYHAIVWQSRQTSGICEELKAQGHNETFRNKTGLLIDAYFSGTKVKWILDNVEGAREKAENGDLLFGTIDTWLIWKMTGGQSHVTDYSNASRTLMFNIYDLKWDEELLEILGVPASMLPEVKPSSHIYGETTDYHFFGRNIPIAGAAGDQQSALFGQACFEEGMAKNTYGTGCFMLMNTGEKAIKSDHGLLTTIAWGIDGKVEYALEGSIFVAGSAIQWLRDGLRMFKDSKDSEAYAERVESTEGVYVVPAFVGLGTPYWDSDVRGAVFGLTRGTSKEHFVRATLESLAYQTKDVLDAMEKDSNISLKTLRVDGGAVKNDFLMGFQSDLLDVPVERPEINETTALGAAYLAGIAVGFWNDRSDIAKQWNLDKRFDPKMEEDSRDSLYSGWKKAVKAAQAFK from the coding sequence ATGGCAAAAGAAAAATATATTCTCGCTTTAGATCAAGGAACAACAAGCACAAGAGCGATCTTATTTGATCAAGAAGGCAAAATTGCACATATAGCTCAGAAGGAATTTAATCAATATTTTCCGAACCCAGGCTGGGTAGAACATAATGCAAATGAAATTTGGAGTTCTGTTCTATCCGTCATTTCAACTGCTTTAATTGAATCAGGCATTGAAGCAGATCAAATCGCCGGTATCGGAATTACGAACCAGCGTGAGACAGCTGTTGTTTGGGATAAACATACAGGCGCACCCGTTTATCATGCAATTGTTTGGCAGTCTAGACAAACGTCCGGCATTTGTGAAGAGCTAAAAGCGCAAGGACACAATGAAACGTTTAGAAATAAAACAGGTCTTCTCATTGATGCTTATTTCTCAGGGACAAAAGTAAAATGGATTTTAGACAATGTAGAAGGTGCTCGTGAGAAAGCAGAAAATGGCGACCTGCTGTTTGGCACAATTGATACGTGGCTCATTTGGAAGATGACAGGCGGTCAATCACATGTCACAGATTACTCTAACGCGTCAAGAACGTTAATGTTCAACATTTACGATCTGAAATGGGATGAAGAATTACTTGAAATCCTTGGCGTACCTGCTTCTATGCTTCCAGAGGTGAAACCATCTTCACACATCTATGGTGAAACAACAGATTATCACTTCTTCGGCAGAAATATCCCGATTGCAGGAGCGGCGGGAGACCAGCAGTCTGCACTATTCGGTCAGGCTTGTTTTGAAGAAGGAATGGCGAAGAACACGTATGGTACAGGATGTTTCATGTTGATGAATACAGGGGAAAAAGCAATTAAGTCAGATCATGGTTTATTAACGACAATTGCATGGGGCATTGACGGTAAAGTTGAATATGCTTTAGAAGGAAGTATTTTCGTAGCTGGTTCAGCGATTCAGTGGCTGCGCGACGGACTGAGAATGTTTAAAGACTCAAAAGACAGCGAAGCCTATGCGGAGCGCGTTGAGTCAACAGAGGGCGTATATGTCGTTCCAGCATTCGTTGGTCTAGGCACACCCTACTGGGACAGTGATGTCAGAGGCGCTGTATTTGGATTAACACGCGGTACTTCTAAAGAGCACTTTGTCCGTGCAACGTTAGAATCACTTGCTTATCAAACGAAGGATGTTTTAGATGCGATGGAAAAGGATTCAAACATCTCATTAAAAACTTTGCGTGTGGATGGCGGAGCTGTGAAGAATGATTTCTTAATGGGCTTTCAAAGTGATTTGCTGGATGTACCAGTAGAGCGTCCAGAAATTAATGAAACGACGGCACTCGGTGCGGCCTATCTTGCGGGAATAGCAGTTGGCTTCTGGAACGACCGTTCAGACATTGCAAAACAATGGAACCTTGACAAGCGCTTTGACCCTAAAATGGAAGAGGACAGCCGTGACTCGTTATACAGCGGGTGGAAAAAGGCTGTAAAAGCAGCTCAAGCTTTCAAATAA